One Planctomycetota bacterium DNA segment encodes these proteins:
- a CDS encoding glycosyltransferase: MSLRTNHAKPMRICHIIATLDPAAGGPPAVALPLASAQAAAGHEVHLIYEQSPHAAENIRKFVDQTPGADRVQRHAVTDRSLAGRILAGEVCREVVRVMKMDGPCVGHLHGVWEPMLLRSAKMMRRWDCPYVVAPHGMLDPWSLSQKALKKRLALAVSGRRMLDSALFLHALNEDEQTLWAPLKLTAPVRVIANGVFIEQYQPAPQAGLFRKSHPKIGERPFFVFLSRLHYKKGLDILADAFAQFAEHDQTFDLVVAGPDGGAEADFRKRIDERGLTGRVHMTGPIYGDEKRHLLRDAAAFILPSRAEGFSIAITEALASGLPVVISQACHFGRVGDVGAGYVEPLEPAAFARAMTRLAADPAAARAMGQIGAKLVADHYTWPVIAAGLTAEYERMMAARKT, encoded by the coding sequence ATGAGTCTGCGGACGAATCATGCGAAACCGATGAGAATCTGCCATATTATCGCGACGTTGGACCCAGCCGCCGGCGGCCCCCCGGCCGTGGCGCTGCCGCTGGCATCCGCGCAGGCCGCCGCCGGTCATGAGGTCCATCTCATCTACGAGCAATCGCCCCACGCCGCCGAAAACATCCGCAAATTCGTTGATCAGACGCCCGGCGCCGACCGCGTGCAGCGACACGCCGTCACCGATCGCTCGCTGGCCGGGCGGATTCTCGCCGGCGAAGTCTGCCGCGAAGTGGTGCGGGTGATGAAGATGGATGGGCCGTGCGTGGGGCATTTGCACGGGGTATGGGAGCCGATGCTGCTGCGGTCGGCGAAGATGATGCGGCGGTGGGATTGCCCGTATGTCGTCGCGCCGCACGGGATGCTCGATCCGTGGTCGCTGTCGCAGAAGGCGCTCAAGAAGCGGCTCGCCCTGGCGGTCAGCGGTCGGCGCATGCTCGACAGCGCCCTGTTCCTGCACGCGCTCAATGAGGATGAGCAGACGCTCTGGGCCCCGCTCAAACTCACCGCCCCGGTGCGCGTCATCGCCAACGGCGTCTTCATCGAACAATACCAGCCGGCTCCGCAAGCGGGACTCTTTCGCAAATCGCACCCGAAGATCGGCGAGCGCCCGTTTTTCGTGTTCCTCTCGCGACTGCATTACAAGAAGGGGCTGGACATCCTCGCCGACGCCTTCGCGCAGTTCGCGGAGCATGATCAGACATTCGACCTCGTCGTGGCGGGGCCCGACGGCGGGGCGGAGGCGGACTTCCGCAAACGCATCGACGAACGGGGACTGACCGGGCGGGTGCACATGACCGGCCCGATTTACGGGGACGAAAAGCGTCATCTTCTGCGCGACGCCGCGGCGTTCATTCTGCCCAGCCGGGCCGAGGGCTTTTCGATCGCCATCACCGAGGCGCTGGCGAGCGGCCTGCCCGTGGTGATCTCGCAGGCGTGCCACTTCGGCCGCGTCGGGGACGTCGGGGCGGGCTACGTTGAGCCGCTGGAGCCGGCCGCATTCGCAAGGGCGATGACCCGCCTCGCCGCCGACCCCGCCGCCGCCCGAGCCATGGGCCAAATCGGCGCCAAGCTCGTCGCCGACCACTACACCTGGCCCGTCATCGCCGCCGGCCTGACGGCGGAGTATGAACGGATGATGGCGGCAAGAAAAACCTAA